In Triticum aestivum cultivar Chinese Spring chromosome 5B, IWGSC CS RefSeq v2.1, whole genome shotgun sequence, the following proteins share a genomic window:
- the LOC123116838 gene encoding uncharacterized protein encodes MASTTNQHSWERKRAAADGRMILLCPNTIPVANIGWSSHSAAAFAPWPVAAIDASRPKSEPATQTASTTIAATFHLPQLRPSSHGSATLQRHRCYQWRRLR; translated from the exons ATGGCGAGCACCACCAACCAGCACAGCTGGGAACGGAAACGGGCCGCCGCCGACGGCCGCATGATTCTACTCTGCCCCAACACCATCCCTGTTGCAAACATTGGGTGGAGCAGCCACTCTGCTGCTGCATtcgcgccatggccagtagccgccATTGACGCAAGCAGGCCAAAATCTGAACCGGCAACACAAACGgcgag CACCACCATTGCTGCGACGTTCCatctccctcaactccggccgtCGTCACACGGCAGTGCTACGTTGCAACGCCACCGGTGCTACCAGTGGAGGAGGTTGCGGTGA